GTGATTTCGATGTAAGCCCGCACAACGGAAGGCGCGGCAGAACCGGGTTCCAGCCCGTGCCAGGGATGAGGGCGCCATCGATAGAAAGGTTGTGTAAAGGCCATGAAGTGATCCGAAATGGTTTTTGTCAGCGTAGGAATGCCATGCCGTCTGTTATCGCAAGCGGTGAGCTTCTCGACAAGGTGCCGCGGATTGTTAGGCAGTAAAGCATACGGCCAATTTCATTCCCAGTGAAAACCCAGTCCGGTTTGATTAAGAGCGAAGGTCCCAACCGTTCCGTCGTTAATCTCGAACATCGAGGGATAGCGTTTTCGCCAGCCCTCGTTGCCCGCAGGGCAGTATTGACGACCGTTGCCTTCAATCGCGGCCACGGTTGGAATTCTCGCCGCAAGTGAAGCCGAGTGCAGAAACGACGCACCCGGGCAGGTTAGATCTTGCACGCAGAGAAACATTTGGTACTTCTGAGCCGCTGCGCCCATCAGCAGCGCTTCGCTGTGTCCTTTGCAGCCCTTGAGGGCAACACCGGAGTAACCCAATTCCCGACTTAGCAGTAACGATTCGAGGTCGACTAAGGATTCATCGATTACCACGGGTTTGATTTTCGCGGCCTCATCCATCTGATTCTCCGGATCTTGACTCAAGTAGCGGCTCGTGGGTTGTTCAATATATTGAACGCGGTCAAACGCCCCCATTGCTTGGGTTTGGATTCGTTGGAGGAATTCGAGCACGTATTCAACGTTTTGGCACTTTTCGTTGAAGTCTAATGAATAAAACCAGCGATCGCAGTTTCGAGCTTGTTGGGCTTCACTCGCAACGCGATCCACCGACAGCACGCGATCCACATCCCAATCGAGATCGTTACCGTTCAGTTTGATCTTCAGATGCGTCAAGCCGTCGGATTGGATCCATTCAGGGAGTGTTTCCGGAGTGCCATCATTTAATCTTGATGGGAGATCCCCATCGGTGAGAGGATCGAGTGCTCCGACGAGATGATACAACGGCATTTGAGACTTAGGTTCTCGCAGAGTGTATTGGTCGAGATATTCTCCTTCGAAGTCCTTACCGAGCCAGTGTCCTAGATCGGCGTTAAGGTATTCGGAGCCAAGTAAATTGTAAACGTTCTGTTCGAGTGCCTGTCCTTGCGCGTCAAAGAGAGCGGCGTCCCAGGGGCTGCCGGCGACCAGCTGCGCAAGTCGGGGCATCGCTTCGCAAAGCTCCAGCCGTTGGATTGTTTCTTCTGCAAAACGATGATAATCGTTTGCCAAAGCAGTCGTGATTTCGAGCGGGTGACCAACGATTTCCGTTTGGCTGCCGTGTGCGGCAATTCGTTCTGCTAATTCCACCATCGCAGCCAGGGTGTTTTCGTTGGAGACTTGATCGGAAGGCCAGCCCCAGACGTTGCCCATTGGCATTGACCCTCGTCCGATCCCCCGCCTGCCATCGTTCGTTTCCACCGCAACTGTAACGTTGAAGATGACAACGTCCGTTACGACACGTCCACCGAACTTCATTGGCGCGCGATATTCGATGCGCTGCGTGTCGGTGTTTACGTCTTTGATCCGTAGATCTGTCGGCTTTCCCATGCGTCATCAGCTCCGATTGTCGAAAATCTCAAGGCGGATATGCTAATCCTGGACTTTGGCAGCGGCAAGCCAAGAGGACGGATGAAAACTCGATCGCGCGCCTTCGCGAACGCCAGCAGGACACACGGTTCGGCTGCCTGTGGAGAAATTACCTGCGAAGAAATAGGCCAAGCGTATTGTGTGATGGGGGGGCATTTTGAGGGGGGCTGAGTGGTTGAACGATGATCGTGGAGCTCGCTCGAGTTTGGCCACTGGCCGAACGCTTGAGGGCGGAGCTCGCCTGCAGGCTGGTCGGGGAATTCGTTTCCAGCCGCGACATTCGTAGCATCCCCGGCAGTTTTCGCTCGGACATCTTCAGCACAACGTCCCCTTCGGAAGGTGGCCGATAAGGGGTGTCGGGTAGGTGAATCGACCCGGTGGTCGGTACGCTATCCATCTTCGGATAAGTTTTTGGTTTGGGCCGCAGAGTCGTCTCTGGCGAACCAACTGACAACAATGCATAACGATTTTTTGTCACGAGATAACAGGGGTAATTCGGGCTGATGAATCCGGCCGCTCCGTTCCAAAACATGCCCTGGTTGTTGCGAAATACGACGGGTGCGCCGAGTGTACGATAGGGGTTCACGCCATACTGATTGCTGGCGACACCTTGAAAATGAATATCGTAATTTGGAAAGCGAACGTAGAGATCGCCTCCGTACGTGCGAATAAGTCGCGGGCCTGCCTGGAAATCCTGACCATGTGCCGGTGGGATCGGGTACCAATTCATCATGATCAAGATCGGGAGAGTCTTCGCGAGATGCTGAACGACCGCTCGGATAAACAACCAAGATTTCCGATTCTCAAACATGAGTAGCCTCATCCTGGAGATGTCGCGGGATCCATTCCAATAGCAACTTCACTCTTTGAGCAAGTCTTACCCGATCCGGCATCCCGAAGAAAGATACATTGGGCAGCTAGTCTTCGTATCAATTTGAGCTTTTGCTTGCTATCATTGGAACTCGCTGTCGGAGGCAAGAGCAGTTCAGAATTCGTTATGCGAAGGAGGCTCACCGTGGTTGTTTACGTGGGAAGAATAAGCGTTCTGGGGACTTTGGCTTTTGTCGTCAGTATGGTCGGGGCGACCGCGGCCAGTTCGGCTAATTCGCTTGAATTCAAAACAAGAAGACAAGTGCCGGTGGCTCAAGGCGCGTCGCAGCATCATTCCGTTTTTGAGACGGCGACTTGGGATCCGAAGCAAACAGCGATTGTGATCTGCGACATGTGGGATCAGCATTGGTGTCAGGGTGCGACCAAACGAGTTGCAGAAATGGCGCCGCGAATGAACAAGGTCGTACGGGCAGCTCGCAAGCAGGGAGCGCTCGTCATCCACTGTCCCAGTTCTTGTCTTGATCACTATCGCGACTCACCTCAGCGAAGGCTGGCCAAGCAAGCGCCCCAGGTAGCGGTCAGTATCCCGTTGCAAAACTGGTGTAGTTTGGATCTGTCTCGTGAGGCTGGCCTGCCAATTGATGATTCGGACGGCGGTTGCGACTGTCAGCCGACCTGTGCAGGCGGATCGCCCTGGACGCGTCAGATCGAAACCTTAGAGATCGGACCTGATGATGCCATCACTGACAGTGGTGAAGCCTACTACTTGATGCAAAAACGAGGGATCAAGAATGTGTTGGTGATGGGGGTACACACGAACATGTGTGTTCTGGGACGCCCATTTTCGATTCGCCAGTTGGTTTACCAAGGGATGAATGTCGTACTTATGCGAGATATGACGGACACCATGTACAATTCGCGGATGAGTCCTTTTGTGAACCATCACACGGGCACCGATTTGGTGGTTCAGCATATTGAGAGGCATTGGTGTCCGACCACCACCTCGGATCAATTGATTGGCGGGAAAGAGTTTCGATTTCCGTCTGATCAACGTGGTACGTTCGTCGCCGTGATTGGCGAACGCGAATATCAGACGCAACGAACGATCCCTGACTTCTGCAATCGAATGTTGGCGAGTGATTTTCGTTTGCAATATGTGTTTGCAGAACAGGAAAACGGCAACCATTTTCCTGGTATCGAGACGGTAGCGGATGCAGACGTCGTCCTCTTGAGTGTTCGTCGTCGAGGGTTATCCAAACAGCAATTAACTTACCTGCGTGACCACGTGGAAGCGGGCAAGCCCTTGGTGGCCATCCGCACAAGCAGCCATGCTTTTGCGCCGCGGCTCGAAACAAAAAGCAATGACACGGATGTGTGGCCTGAATTCGACCACGAGGTTTTGGGCGGCAACTACCAAGGGCATCACAACAATAAGCTCATCACCGATCCCACAACCTTCGTGCGAGTCGTCTCGGCCGGCCAACATCCGATTCTTGAGGGAGTGCGTCAGGATGAGTTGCCGGTTGCGTCCTGGCTTTATAAAGTCAGCCCGTTGGCAGATACGACCACGCCCCTCATGACGGGCCGCGTCGAGGGTCGTGAGCCCCATGAGCCTGTGGCCTGGATTAACGAGCCGATGGGTGGGGCTCGTGTTTTTTACACTTCGCTCGGACATCCGCAGGACTTCCGACTCCCTGCGTTTCAACGTTTGCTGGCGAATGCCATTTATTGGGCGGCCGATCAGGATGAATCAATTGCCACGCGTTGACACTCTGAGGGAAAGATAGGGTGAAGCCATTCGCCCGCCTACGATTTATTGGCGAAGTCCACAATCGGCGCAGACGGCCACATAGCGAGATACTCCTGCACCTCCCTGGGTACGGACTGAAACGAGTCCACCGCAGCGTGAGCAGAAGTCATCGGCTTGCGTAGACGGCTTGTCTTGACAGGTCGCACAGCGTTGTGCGTTCGGGAAGATCTCGATTCGTTCGGGGGGGATCAATTTTCGGCAGACTTCACACGCACGCGAGTCGTCGAAGTCAAAGTCGTCGCGAGCTTCTTCCAGCAGAAGTTCGTTGTGACCGCAATCCCGACAGCGAAGATTCTGGCAATGATGACTGAAGAGCTCAAGCATGATGGGCCAATCTGGCTTGGCCTCGCGACGGAGCATCCCTGCATCGCGGAGTATTTGCAGCATCTCCTCGGGGCCGCAAAGTTTTCGCTGGTTGCAGATTGGACAGCGAAGTTGGCGAAGGATGTCGTTGGTTGCCATCGGATCAAGTCACTCCGTATCCAAGCTAACTAGTTGTTCCAGTTCGCACATCGCTTGTAAATTCGATGAGTTTTCTTGCATGGAGAAAATGCTTTGTAAGTTTCGTAAGATTCGCCTGAGCCAAGCAGTATGCGTGGTTACCTGTGTTAGTTGGGCTGGGTCAATGGGTTGGTTGACGATCTGTTCAAGGTATTGGACCGCCTCCTCTTGCGTCAACATGAGGCCTCGTCGAAATGGATCGATGATCATTCGATCGTTTGCGATGGTGACCTCCGCTAAAAAGTGCCCCGGGCAATTGAGCCCATTGACGTTCAGTCCCAGTTGCTCCCCGACAGCTTTATAAATTAGGACGAGCGTGATGGGAATTCCTCGATGTGACTGCATGACGTAAGGTAAACAGCTGTTGCGAGGGTTGTAATAATCCGCTGAAATTCCTTGGAACGCTTGTTCTTCGAAGAGTACTTGATGCAAGTGAGCCAAAACGCCGGTTTGACTGCCGTTGGGAATGCGAGTTCGCACTTGTGATGATAATTGTTCAATTTCCCGTTTGACGTCGGGGAGTGAGGCATCCAGCATCAGGTGCTGCGAAATTGCCACGGCCGCTTGGATCAAGGAGTCCGTCTGATGGATCGACAGCGTTGCCTCTTGGAAAGCCTGATAAGCAGCCGGTTTGCAGAAACGTGGGTGGTTTTGTGTCATGGCACGGTTTCAGGAGTTGTTTGATCGGTTTTTCGCCAGCTTCACCGGTTGTGGTTCTGGGCGACTTTTCGGAAACGACGTGCTTTTCGTCATTAACAATAGGCCAACGGCCGTTAATGCGGTTCCAGCGATCATCGCTGCCGTTAAGGGTTCGTTAAATATGATAACGCCGGCAACGGCTGCCATCGCGGTTTGTGAAGCATTCAGTGCGTTGACGAAGACGACGGATGCCAAGTGCAACGCTTTTGTGAGTGCCCAAAAAGCGGCTACATTGCAAATGCCGGCTCCGAACAATCGCATCCAATCTGCCGAACTGGTTTCTTGGAGCGGCGATAATCCGTGACGTGCAAACGTTATGATGCCGAGAAAAAATACACCAACCACCCCCACCGTGAAAAGAAGTGATGATTGAGGGGTTCCACGATTGGAAGAAAATCGGATCGAGATGTTCAGTAAGGTATAAGAAATGCCAGAGATGCATGCGGCGGCCACGCCCATCGTGATCCAGATGGGGGGCAACGACGCTTGAGCATCGATGGTCGCGATGGCCGCATTTGCGGCGGGAGCACCCACGCTGAGAATACAGAAGGCGAAGATCAAAATACAGGATGCGATGGCCATGCGAACCGTGATTGCATCGTTCAATAACCATCTGCCCAGTAAGGCGCCGCTCGCGATCAAGGCGCCGAGCGTCAGTGGGACGCTAATTGCCAAACCTACCACACCGAGAGACCACTGAAAGAAAATGTTTCCAGTGATCTGACTGATAATTGCGACCAGAACGGTTCGTCTCAAATCGGCCGAAGATTCGAAAAGACGCTCTTGACGTATCAGCCTGCGGATCACCAAGGGGCCGAACGCAATCACCGTGGGTATGGCTTTCACGCAGGTGACCCAGCTGGGATCGAGGTGAGTCAAGGAGCGTAGGAACACGTTGGCAGACGTGTAGCCGACTGCCGCCAGCAGACCGCAGGCCGTCGCCAGGAATGTTATCTCGTGCCGGAGTGAATGGGGGCCGTTTGGTGCTAACCGTTCTTGTGGTTCAGCCATGGGAGCAGCTTATGCTTTCAGAAATTCCAGCTGCACGCAGGGCACGGTTGGAGGGGCGCATCTCAACGGCCATTAAGATGAGGGGGAATAGAGCAGCGGAAAGAATTGACCTGACAGCGGACTGCCCTCTCGGATGATGGGCACGCCTTCGAGGAGGGATTCGTTGCTCGACGAGTACACGCCGTCACGAACTGCGTTAATTACCGCCGCCCTTCGCGGCCGTGCTGTTCGGTTTTCGTGCGATCCGTGCACCATGAGCGAATGGTGAAACGCGCACTCGCCTGCTTTCATTTCGGCAGCTACGGGCTGTTCAAATTTTTCTAATTGATCGGCTGATAGCACCTCGCTGATGGCGGCCATGTCGCCAGCCAACCCAGTAATCGGTAAGAGGTCCCATCGATGGCTACCGGGAATGTACTGAACGCATCCGTTGTCGACCGAGGCATCGTCTAATGCGATCCAGCAGGTCAAGTGAGCGATGGGTTGGGTCCGAGTCCAGTAAGAGTAATCCTGATGCCAGGCAACGATACCGCCGTGATGAGCCGGTTTGTAAAAGAGTTGATCGTGCCAAAACCGAACCGCCCCTTGTAGCAGTTGACTGGCTGGAACGGTGAAGGCTGGATTCCAGAGTAGGTCGTGGAATCCGGGACCGATTCGCCAAGCACCAAGTGCGTGGAACAGCACTGTATCCGGGTCGGTTGATTCGTCGGCATTATATTCGTACCAGTGCTCTCGCCCCGCATGAGAGTCGCTTTGAAATTCAGCAAGTTCCCTTCGCAATGCTTCGACCTGATTGGCAGTCAGCATTGGGACGCCGGCCAAGAAACCTTGCTCTTCGAATTGTTCGATTTGTTCCTGCTCCAGACGGAATTCGCCGGGATCTGCCGAGTGGGCAAATAATTCGGTAATCGGCTTGTGTGATTTTGACAGATCGGGAGTCATGTTTTTGCCTTCTCAGTACCACTGTCAGTACCACTGTCAGTGCCACTTGGATGGATTGTCAATGTGGTAGATAGAATGAGTGAAATTTCGGAAGACGGCAAGCTGGCTTGGGATCGTACAATAGGCGGAGATGGGATGTAATGCCGTTTCAGGCGAGCGGTCCGAGATATCGATTTCAACGCCCAAAACTGCTGGTATCGGCAACGAATCATCCTAGAATGCAGATCTCGCTGTCCCAACGCTGGAGATTTTCCATGAATACTCACCTCACTTCCCGGCGTGCGTTCATCAATCGAACCGCGGCCGGCTTGGCAACACTTGGCACCTATTCTTGCGGGAACGCCGCGAATGGTGAGTCGCAGAAGCAGCGTTTTCCACTAAGTCTGCATCAATTTTCCCTGAAAAACTTGTTTGATGACGGGCGACTGGATCTGCTGAGTTACCCTCGCTTTGTGAAAAATCGCTTGCAGATTTCTAATCTTGAATTTGCCGCCGAATTCTGTTCAGGATTGCTGGATTCGCCCCGGCAGGCAGAAGCGATTCGGAGGCAATCGAAGCAAGTAGGTGTCACGAATCGAATGGTGTTGTGCGGAGATAGCACTGCGTTGGACGCGGCAAATGCAAAGCAGCGAGCGATGGCGATCACAGAGCATCTGCGGTGGGCAAAAGTCGCGGAACATCTTGGCTGTCAATACTTGCGAGTGCGAGCTTCCACAGAAGGTGATCGCCAACAGCAGCTCGAAAATGCAGCGGCGGGGGTTGGTGGCCTTTGTGACGCGCTCAAGTCGTCAAAAGTCTCTGTGCTGGTCGAAAACATCGCGGCCTGGTCAAGTAACCCCGATTGGCTTGTCCAGCTTGTTAAAAGAATTGGGGAGGACCGAGTGGGGTTGGTCGCTGATTTTGGCAATTTTGACGGGAATCCCTATGAAGGAATGAAGACGATTCTGCCGCACACCAAGTCGATATGTGCCAAATCTTGGGAGTTCAACGACGCAGGGCAAGAAACCAAGATTCATTATGAGCGAATGATGAAGGTAATAAAGCAGTCGAAGTTTCGCGGCTGCGTCGCGATCGAATACTTGGGAGATCAGCCGGTGATTGGCATTGATCGAACGGCGGCTCTCATTCGCCAGTATGGCAACGGCTAACCAATTGGTCAGCCGTCGGTTCTACGCCGTCCCATGCTCGTAGAAGGACTCGGGACAGATTCCTTAGGACATCCAGTTGCGTGAACCGCGCGAACGAAGTTGGTTCGCTTCGTCGTCATTCACGAACTCTTCTTTGGCAGGGTCGAGCGTGAGTTTTCGTCCCAAAATCCAGGCAATCGCAGCCGCGTGACAGGTGATGTGGGAATGCCGCATCACGTCAGGGTTAGCAGCCGTTTGTTCACGGGAGCGGATGCAGTCGAAGAAGTTTCTTGCGTGATCACGAACCTCCAGACCACGGATGCGTTTGCCAGGTCGGACCGGCTTGCTTTGCAGAGACTCAGGCTCAACCACGATTTCGCCTGCATCTCCCGTCTCCACCCAACCCGCTTCGCCGACGAACCGCACCGGACAGGTGCCAAGCCGAGTGATGTAATCAGGCGATCGATCGCCAAATGGTTCCGGCAAAAAGTCGATGCTCAACTTCACGCCATTTGCATAGTGGCAAATGACATTCTTATCGGAGGGGTAATAGTCCAGAGGCATCGTTTCGTCGGCTTGATTCGCCCACTGGCAGAGATCGACGGTGTGGGCTCCCCAATCCAGTAGCCTCGCTCCCGAGTCGAAGTCCCACTGGCCACGCCAGCGACCGTTGACGTAGTTTTGATTGAACGGTCGCCAAGGTGCGGGCCCGAGCCAAAGATTCCAATCGACAACTTCGCGCGCGGGGGTTGGCTGTGCGGGGAGCCATTCATTACCAAGGGTCGGTAGGTAGACCGACGCATGTAGGGTTTTGAGCTTGCCGAGCTTTCCGCTCTGTGCCATCTGAACTGCGCTCTGGAAGTTTGGTACGCTGCGGCGTTGGGTCCCCGCTTGAAATACGCGTCGCTCACGATGCATGGTGTCGGCAAGCTGTTGGCAATCCGCGATTGTGATCCCACATGGTTTTTCGCTGTAAACATCCTTGCCCGCTTTTGCGGCGAGAATTGAGGCTGCCGCATGCCAACGATCACCGGTTGCGATCAAAACCGCATCAATGTCATTGCGGTCTAATAAGCTGCGGAAATCGCGATAGATGACGCAATTCTGGTTGCTATAACGCTCGTCGACTAATTTTTTTCCCGCGGCGCGCCGACTCGCTTGGACGTCGGCGATTGCCAGACAACGAATGTCATCGAATCCGAGCATCGCTTGGAGATCGTAAGTGCAACGCGGGCCAATGCCGATGACACCTAAGCCGATCTGATCGTTAGGGCCCGTGTTTGGGCGAGCGGACAAACTTGTGGTCGGCAACCACGTCGCCAAAGAAGCAGCTGTTGCAGACCCGATCATGAAATTGCGCCGAGTTTGATTGCTTTGGCCCTTCATTTTTCTCTCCTGAGTTTGAGGTTTGCTCTCTTTGGGCTGAGGCCGCATTCTAACCCGAAAACTATTTGCTCGCATTGTTTCCCTTTCCGGCAGAGACGGTGGCCTGTTATTCTGTTGAGATCGTCACAGTTTCATGCCGGTGGATAAGAGTGGAGTCAACAAAAGTCGGCTGGGGTTTGTGGCTGGAGTTTGTGGCTGGTAAGCGAATTCGCTTATGGCGAAGGTGGAAGGCTTGGGTTGTGGATTATCCAACGGTAACCGGCAACCGCGGGTTGAGGACACGTGTCTTCTCTGGAAAGGTAGGAGCCATCAAGCGGATCGCATTTTGTGGTTGTGGTTGTGGTTTCCGTTCTGATTCGTTGTTGAAAGTAATTGACGTCCTGAAATCTAGGCGATACGATTCGTTCAGTTCGAACAATCGAATCCCCGGGAAAATGAAATTGATTTCCCCCTCTTCCGAGCAGATTTTATGATCAGAAAATATCTTTTGATGGCCTGTGTTATCTCGATGAGTGGAATTCAATCAGGGGCAAATGAGCCTCAGGAAACCCTGCTGCTTTGGACGGATTCGGCTCCCGGTGCGCTGGGCACCGCGGAAAAAGATCGGCCAAAACTGTCGGCTTATTTGCCTGCAAAGACGGAGGCAAACGGAGCTGGAATCGTCGTCTGCCCTGGTGGAGGCTATGGTGGCTTGGCGATGGGGCATGAAGGGCGTGAAATTGCCGAATGGCTAAATGGAATGGGTGTCGCGGCTTTTGTGCTCGATTACCGGCATCGCGGAAAAGGTTACGGACATCCAGCTCCCATGCTTGATGTGCAACGAGCGATCCGCCAGGTTCGTACCAACGCAGGTCGATGGAATGTCGACGCAAATCGTATTGGAGTGCTTGGGTTCTCTGCCGGAGGTCACTTGGCGTCGACGGCTGGGACGCATTTTGATGCCGGGCACGCTGACGCGAAGGATCCAGTGGATCGATTGTCGTGTCGGCCCGATTTTATGGTGCTTTGTTATCCCGTGATTGCCTTTGACGAACCTTTTACGCATCGAGGTTCTCAGAAGAATCTATTGGGTGAAAATCCAGCGGCTGATCTGGTTCTACAATTCTCGAATGAGAAACAGGTGAATGAGAAGACTCCACCGACATTCATGTTTCATACGGACGCAGATCGAGCCGTTCCTGCCGAAAATAGCACCGCCTTTTACGCCGCCTTGCGAAAGGCGAAAGTGCCTGCTGAACTCCATGTCTACGCGAACGGAAGACATGGCGTTGGGCTGGCCCGAGATATTCCCGGAACGTCAACCTGGTCGAAACGTTGTGAAGAGTGGATGTCTGCAGCGGGCTTCCTGGGGAATCACTAAGCTTACCCGGTTTAAACCCCCGAACGACTCTTGGCGTTCGGGGGGACGAATCGGGGACTTAAACACCGCCTGTTCCCACGTTTTCTTTGCGGCAGCATCGCTTTTTCGGGGCGTGTGTTGGCAGCTTAAAAGGTCGCTTGCAAGCCGACCGTTGCTCCGTGGAAATAAAGTGTTCCACCGGTGTCTAAGACGGCGGAGCCAGGGGCGATCAGATCGGTTACTGGGATTTGATCGGGGGCGAGTGCGATACCGTCCAGAAACATTACCTGGTAACCACCAATGACAGAGAATCCTGCACCCAGGTCGTAGACACCACGCAATCCCAATTCGCCTATAAAGCTAGTGTGGTCTGCGCTCGCGCTGATCCGATCTACGACGCTCGGACCGATTTGCGACAGAGCCGGTGCGTAGGTGTTTTGGTCTGCTGAGTTAAAGAGAATACCCGCTCGGATGATACTGTCGATGTGAAACGATCCCAGGGTGACAAGCTGGGCGTCTCCGCCAATCTGAAAACCATACATGTGGTTATTGGTGTCAATCGAATAGATGGGTTCGACAATGGGAGCAATGGTAGAGGTGGCCAAGTCATCGCCAAATTCTACCCAACGAAAACCGGCCAGGACGGTGACGCATGAGGTGACTCGACGGCGAAAATTGACTTCTAAGCTGTAGAGTTCGGATCCATAGTCGGCGCGAAAGATCGTGCCCGGTGCAGTGTTGGGGAAATTAATACCGGGGCCGATGAGAACTGGAGAAACAATGTTTCCGCCCGGCTTGGATGTGTTCCACGAATCAATTCCAAAGAAGCCAATTCCGATGCCCCAACAACAGGCAGTCTCGTAGATTAAATTCAGGCGAGGTACCGCTCGATGATCAAACTCTAAGTTGTCGACATTGACAATCTCTTGGCCCGTGTTCTGGTCGGTCATTAAGGTAAACGAATCTGCGGTTGAACGACGCAAGAACATTGACTCGGCCCAAACGGTCCATCCGGAGCAGCAGCACAGGCATGGATCGCATGGTGACGAAAACGAACAGCTGTCACAGCCGGTTAGGCAACTTCCGCATCCGGGCGCTTCGCACAAGCCGAGGGTCGAACAGCATTCCAGATTCAGATTGCACGGGTTTCCTGCACAGCAATCGTTTACACTCGGGGCACAGGCACAACTAGCTTCGGTACCACAGTCAGATTCGCATCCGCAGTTTGGTTCGAGTTCGCAACCTGATTGATGTCCGCAGGGACGTTGGTGCGAGTCACCTTGAGTCATTTCGTTGATCGACCGTAAGTGAAAGTCCAGTGCACTGGCGCTTGCGGTCAACCAACAGAAGAGCCCGAGAATGAGTGGGATTGATGACTTTCTCATGGATTTGGCTCCTGTCAGAGAGAGTCTGCCGGTCGCGCCGTCAGGGGCGTGACGTGAATTGACGGACCCAAAAGCCCGACGAGTGGGGCTAAGAGCAAAAGGAAAAGA
The DNA window shown above is from Pirellulaceae bacterium and carries:
- a CDS encoding enolase C-terminal domain-like protein, whose amino-acid sequence is MGKPTDLRIKDVNTDTQRIEYRAPMKFGGRVVTDVVIFNVTVAVETNDGRRGIGRGSMPMGNVWGWPSDQVSNENTLAAMVELAERIAAHGSQTEIVGHPLEITTALANDYHRFAEETIQRLELCEAMPRLAQLVAGSPWDAALFDAQGQALEQNVYNLLGSEYLNADLGHWLGKDFEGEYLDQYTLREPKSQMPLYHLVGALDPLTDGDLPSRLNDGTPETLPEWIQSDGLTHLKIKLNGNDLDWDVDRVLSVDRVASEAQQARNCDRWFYSLDFNEKCQNVEYVLEFLQRIQTQAMGAFDRVQYIEQPTSRYLSQDPENQMDEAAKIKPVVIDESLVDLESLLLSRELGYSGVALKGCKGHSEALLMGAAAQKYQMFLCVQDLTCPGASFLHSASLAARIPTVAAIEGNGRQYCPAGNEGWRKRYPSMFEINDGTVGTFALNQTGLGFHWE
- a CDS encoding DMT family transporter, producing MAEPQERLAPNGPHSLRHEITFLATACGLLAAVGYTSANVFLRSLTHLDPSWVTCVKAIPTVIAFGPLVIRRLIRQERLFESSADLRRTVLVAIISQITGNIFFQWSLGVVGLAISVPLTLGALIASGALLGRWLLNDAITVRMAIASCILIFAFCILSVGAPAANAAIATIDAQASLPPIWITMGVAAACISGISYTLLNISIRFSSNRGTPQSSLLFTVGVVGVFFLGIITFARHGLSPLQETSSADWMRLFGAGICNVAAFWALTKALHLASVVFVNALNASQTAMAAVAGVIIFNEPLTAAMIAGTALTAVGLLLMTKSTSFPKSRPEPQPVKLAKNRSNNS
- a CDS encoding ThuA domain-containing protein produces the protein MVVYVGRISVLGTLAFVVSMVGATAASSANSLEFKTRRQVPVAQGASQHHSVFETATWDPKQTAIVICDMWDQHWCQGATKRVAEMAPRMNKVVRAARKQGALVIHCPSSCLDHYRDSPQRRLAKQAPQVAVSIPLQNWCSLDLSREAGLPIDDSDGGCDCQPTCAGGSPWTRQIETLEIGPDDAITDSGEAYYLMQKRGIKNVLVMGVHTNMCVLGRPFSIRQLVYQGMNVVLMRDMTDTMYNSRMSPFVNHHTGTDLVVQHIERHWCPTTTSDQLIGGKEFRFPSDQRGTFVAVIGEREYQTQRTIPDFCNRMLASDFRLQYVFAEQENGNHFPGIETVADADVVLLSVRRRGLSKQQLTYLRDHVEAGKPLVAIRTSSHAFAPRLETKSNDTDVWPEFDHEVLGGNYQGHHNNKLITDPTTFVRVVSAGQHPILEGVRQDELPVASWLYKVSPLADTTTPLMTGRVEGREPHEPVAWINEPMGGARVFYTSLGHPQDFRLPAFQRLLANAIYWAADQDESIATR
- a CDS encoding alpha/beta hydrolase, whose protein sequence is MIRKYLLMACVISMSGIQSGANEPQETLLLWTDSAPGALGTAEKDRPKLSAYLPAKTEANGAGIVVCPGGGYGGLAMGHEGREIAEWLNGMGVAAFVLDYRHRGKGYGHPAPMLDVQRAIRQVRTNAGRWNVDANRIGVLGFSAGGHLASTAGTHFDAGHADAKDPVDRLSCRPDFMVLCYPVIAFDEPFTHRGSQKNLLGENPAADLVLQFSNEKQVNEKTPPTFMFHTDADRAVPAENSTAFYAALRKAKVPAELHVYANGRHGVGLARDIPGTSTWSKRCEEWMSAAGFLGNH
- a CDS encoding phytanoyl-CoA dioxygenase family protein; amino-acid sequence: MTPDLSKSHKPITELFAHSADPGEFRLEQEQIEQFEEQGFLAGVPMLTANQVEALRRELAEFQSDSHAGREHWYEYNADESTDPDTVLFHALGAWRIGPGFHDLLWNPAFTVPASQLLQGAVRFWHDQLFYKPAHHGGIVAWHQDYSYWTRTQPIAHLTCWIALDDASVDNGCVQYIPGSHRWDLLPITGLAGDMAAISEVLSADQLEKFEQPVAAEMKAGECAFHHSLMVHGSHENRTARPRRAAVINAVRDGVYSSSNESLLEGVPIIREGSPLSGQFFPLLYSPSS
- a CDS encoding transglutaminase-like domain-containing protein — its product is MTQNHPRFCKPAAYQAFQEATLSIHQTDSLIQAAVAISQHLMLDASLPDVKREIEQLSSQVRTRIPNGSQTGVLAHLHQVLFEEQAFQGISADYYNPRNSCLPYVMQSHRGIPITLVLIYKAVGEQLGLNVNGLNCPGHFLAEVTIANDRMIIDPFRRGLMLTQEEAVQYLEQIVNQPIDPAQLTQVTTHTAWLRRILRNLQSIFSMQENSSNLQAMCELEQLVSLDTE
- a CDS encoding Gfo/Idh/MocA family oxidoreductase; translation: MKGQSNQTRRNFMIGSATAASLATWLPTTSLSARPNTGPNDQIGLGVIGIGPRCTYDLQAMLGFDDIRCLAIADVQASRRAAGKKLVDERYSNQNCVIYRDFRSLLDRNDIDAVLIATGDRWHAAASILAAKAGKDVYSEKPCGITIADCQQLADTMHRERRVFQAGTQRRSVPNFQSAVQMAQSGKLGKLKTLHASVYLPTLGNEWLPAQPTPAREVVDWNLWLGPAPWRPFNQNYVNGRWRGQWDFDSGARLLDWGAHTVDLCQWANQADETMPLDYYPSDKNVICHYANGVKLSIDFLPEPFGDRSPDYITRLGTCPVRFVGEAGWVETGDAGEIVVEPESLQSKPVRPGKRIRGLEVRDHARNFFDCIRSREQTAANPDVMRHSHITCHAAAIAWILGRKLTLDPAKEEFVNDDEANQLRSRGSRNWMS
- a CDS encoding TIM barrel protein, whose product is MNTHLTSRRAFINRTAAGLATLGTYSCGNAANGESQKQRFPLSLHQFSLKNLFDDGRLDLLSYPRFVKNRLQISNLEFAAEFCSGLLDSPRQAEAIRRQSKQVGVTNRMVLCGDSTALDAANAKQRAMAITEHLRWAKVAEHLGCQYLRVRASTEGDRQQQLENAAAGVGGLCDALKSSKVSVLVENIAAWSSNPDWLVQLVKRIGEDRVGLVADFGNFDGNPYEGMKTILPHTKSICAKSWEFNDAGQETKIHYERMMKVIKQSKFRGCVAIEYLGDQPVIGIDRTAALIRQYGNG